The stretch of DNA GCTTATCGCCTGGCCACCTTGCTGCAGGATATCTTTCCTCCCGGTGTGGTCAATGTGCTTAGCGGTGAAACGGAGTGCGGCCAGGCGCTGGTGGATCACCCGCTGGTGAAGAAGGTAGCCTTGATTGGCTCGACCGCCACGGGCATATCAATCCTGCGCGCCGCAGCGGAAAAGGTGATGCCGGTCAGTCTTGAGCTGGGCGGAAAAAATCCTTTGATCATCTGTCCTGACGCGGATATCGACAAAGCAATTCTGGGTGCGGTGAAAGGCATGAACTTCACCTGGGCAGGGCAGAGTTGCGGCTCAACATCACGCTGTTTCGTTCATCGATCCGTCTACGACCGGGTCATCGACGAAATGGCGCAGCAAATTTCACAACTTTACCGCTGTGGACTGCCGACTGATCCCGCCACCACGATGGGCTCCTTGGTGTCGAGGACGCAGTATGACAAGGTCATGTCTTTCATCGGTTCCGCGCAACGGGAGGGTGCTCGCCTGGTATGCGGCGGGGGGCGTCCGGCCGACCCAGCACTGGCCAGTGGCTGGTTCGTGGAGGCGACCGTGTTTGCCGATGTCACCCCCGCCATGCGCCTGTTCCGCGAGGAAGTATTCGGTCCGGTCTTGGCTGTGATTCCATGGGACGACGAGGAAGACCTGCTGGGCATGGTCAATGGGCTCGATTATGGCCTGACGGCTTCCATTTGGACTAGGGATCTGGCGTCCGCCCACCGCCTGGCTTCGCGCGTTGAGTCCGGCTATGTGTGGATCAATCACGTTAGCGCCCACTTCATCGGGGCAGATTTCGGTGGCTACAAACAGTCGGGCCTCGGGCGTGAGGAGGGAATCTCTGAATTGCTCGCATGGACGCAGACCAAGAATGTGCATGTGGCCTTGTGATGGGACAGCTTCGACCACCCACCTCTAGTACAAACGTGTCAGGCCTTGCGCTTTCTGATCGGTGCGCTCGTGCCGGGCGCTTCGCTGCGCGGGCCGCGCTTGGTGCCGGGAATGCGGCCGGTCTCCGCGGCTTAGCTCTCATCGTCCCGAAGGTTGAGCGCGGCGGGCGATGCCTCGACTGCAGATTGCAATGCGGACTGCGCGATGGCACCGGCGGCTGCGCGGCGCACTGCGCACAACAAGGCCCGCAGCATGGTCTGCTGCGCTTGCGTGAGTCCGCCCACCAGGATCGCGTTGGAATCGCCGGCGATGGACAGGAGCTGCGGTTTCAACAAGAGGGCTTTCTCGGTGAGGTGGATGCGCAGCTTGCGCCGGTCAATCGGGTCACGCTGAAAGTGAACCAGGCCCTCCGTCTCCATCGAGCGCAGCATCTCAAGGGTCGATGGTTGCGTGGTGCCGAGGCGGGTCGCCAGTTCCCGCTGGGTCACCCCGTCCTCTTCAAAGAGCGCACGCAGCGCGAACCAGCTGCCACCCCGAATTCCGAGTTGGGCAATGCCGGGATAGAGCAGACGTTTGACGTGGCGCG from Massilia sp. WG5 encodes:
- a CDS encoding aldehyde dehydrogenase family protein, with amino-acid sequence MTMAHAYPLPACRDLFYGGRFHLPQGGYGRTVNPATQDDLGPVANANAADVDAAVRAAHLAFQAWRKTKPEVRAAALRELAHRLRVHADELGFLDAINCGNPVREMAGDVHAAAAQVDYFAGLVHEAKGDTLPMGEGVLNYSVHEPFGVVVRIVAYNHPLMFLATKLAPAVAAGNTVVMKAATQAPLSAYRLATLLQDIFPPGVVNVLSGETECGQALVDHPLVKKVALIGSTATGISILRAAAEKVMPVSLELGGKNPLIICPDADIDKAILGAVKGMNFTWAGQSCGSTSRCFVHRSVYDRVIDEMAQQISQLYRCGLPTDPATTMGSLVSRTQYDKVMSFIGSAQREGARLVCGGGRPADPALASGWFVEATVFADVTPAMRLFREEVFGPVLAVIPWDDEEDLLGMVNGLDYGLTASIWTRDLASAHRLASRVESGYVWINHVSAHFIGADFGGYKQSGLGREEGISELLAWTQTKNVHVAL
- a CDS encoding MarR family winged helix-turn-helix transcriptional regulator, which gives rise to MKLDSSIGFLISDTARHVKRLLYPGIAQLGIRGGSWFALRALFEEDGVTQRELATRLGTTQPSTLEMLRSMETEGLVHFQRDPIDRRKLRIHLTEKALLLKPQLLSIAGDSNAILVGGLTQAQQTMLRALLCAVRRAAAGAIAQSALQSAVEASPAALNLRDDES